The DNA window ACCGGTCGGTGGGCATATCCCAGTCGGGCGCTGGCACGCTCCTCTCAAGCCATGCCGGCCGGTCCTCGACGTCCGGCGGGCCGCAGTATTTACACCAGCCACGGAGGCAACTAACGGCAGAGCGAACCCGCCGGACTGATCAAGCGTGACACTGGGACGAAGGGCGTAGCTGCCGGTAGCCGTCTCGGTTGACCGCAACGCGGATGGAGGCCAGCGGCTGGAGCCGAGCGTCCACTGCGACAGCCGTTCAGGACGCCTTGCGCGGATCGATCGCGATGACAACCTGAGCAGGCGCCGGCTGCCCGAGAACCCCGGCCAGGTCAAGGCCAAGCCGCTACCCGGTCGCCTCCGGCGGGCCTACCCGGCCGCTACTTCGAGCGGTTCGTGGGCGAGCTGCAGCTCATCGCGGCCTGCGCACTACACCCGACGTCTACCCGGTCACCTACGGCGAGGCCGAGACAGCGGTTAGGCCCGCGCCCGCCTGTCAAGGCTGCCGAAAATCCCGGTACGGCTATCCACCGACGCGATGTCTCCACCACCGGTGTTGTCGTTGTGACATACAGGAGGTCATCCGTTGGATACCAGGATCCAGAACGTCCGGCTGAACGCCATGTCAAACGAGCAACTCATGGCGCTGGCAAACGCCGGGGCCGCGGCTTTCGGCCATACCGCCACGCTCCAGGTGGACCGGGCCCTGGCCCAGCTTCTGCGGTTACGCGTCGCACAGATCAACAATTGCAGCTATTGCCTTCTGGTGCACCACGCCGCCGCCCGCACCGCCGACATCCCGCCGTCCAAGATCGAGACCCTCACAGCGTGGTGGGAGACGCACCTGTTCACCGAGGAGGAGCGAGCCGCGCTGGCCTACGCCGAGGTGTTGACCCGAGCCGCCGACGCCACCGTCAACGATCGGGTCCAGGAGGCACACGACAGGGTGGCTACGCACTTCACGGAGGACGAGATCCTGGAGATCGTGGCCGTTGTGATCAACATGAACATCTGGACGCGCCTCAAGCTCGCCGAGGGTGCCATGCCCACGACGGCGCCTCCCGTGTGAGTCGATACCCGGCCCTGTCATCGGAGCAGGCGCAGCCGTCCGATCTGCCAGCTGGCGACCTCGAACGGGACCTGTCGGCGACCCCTCACGTGTTCGCGAGCAGTGCTCCGGCTACATCGTCGGGATGGGTCAGCATCGCTTCGTGGGTGCTGGGACCATGATCGGCTCGACGCCGAGGCGCGCGGCCGATTCGGTGCCGGGCGCGCCGCTGGATTCGCTGTCGTGGATGGCCTTCTCCGTTATCGTCGGCGGCCATCAACGCAGCATTGCCGCGCTACCCGACTGCGGAGGCGGCATCGGCCACACCAACGTGACCTCAGCCGCCAGGATCCTGACGGACTCCACGATCATCGCCGACAGCCCGGACTCCCCATCCCTGACATCGCTGCGGACCTGGCTCGGCCGATGGGAACATGCCGCAGCCGGGCGACGACGAACAGCACTTGGCCGAGCTGATGGGTCAGGCGTTCGCCGTCGTGGCGCCGGCCTTCGACGCGCCTACCGCGTCACACCGTGCCGAGTGTCCCCATCACCGTTGCGCTGACGGTGGTCCGCGGTCAGGTCGCGTCTCTGGCCCGGGTCATCGGAAAGGAGGGCTTGGGTAGGTCCGCGACGGCAAGCCGGTCGGCCCGCTCGCGCAGGTGCCGGGCGATCTGGTCGCTGGCCAGGGTGAAGCCGGCGGTGAAATCGGCGTCGAGGGAGATACCGGTCGCGGCGACGTGATGGTCGGCCTGCTGACGCAGCTCGCGGGCAAGCGCGTTACGCCAGCGGATCACCTCCTCGGTAAGGTGCGCCCGCTGAGCCGCCAACCGCCGCTGCGTCGCGGCCAACTGCTCCTCAATCCGTTCGAGACGGGCCAGCGTCTCATCGAGACGGTCAAGCTCCGGCAGGTCGGCCACGATCGCCCGCCCGAGGGCGGTCGGATCCACGCTCGGTCCGCCGCGATGCAACGGCTCGATTGCGTTGGTCACCCGCGCCGTCCACCGCTCGCGCCGAGCGTCCCGCTGGCGCGGGAGTGCCGCCACGGCGTCGCGTAGGGCCACCAGCACCGGAGTGGGCGAGTCGGTCGGGTCTGCGGACGGAGCAGGCGTGGCCAGGACGCCGCGGCGGGGGTTGCGCTCCGGCAACCCCTCGAGTTCCCTCGCCCGATGCGCCATCTGCTTGACGAACCCGGCGTACGCGGCCCGGTAGCCGACCTGGTGTTCACCCGCGCCGGCCATCGGTGCGTGACCGATCCGCTCCGCCTCGAGCCGGAGGGCATCGGCGATGGTGGTGTCCGGGTCGCCGATCTCGAAAGCCGGGTCCGGGCCGTGCAGCACCAGTTCGCGCAGCGTGCCGAGCTGGCTCTTGCCGTGCTTGCAGCGATCCCGGGCGCTCGCCATGAGGTCCAGCTCCGGCACGGCGTGCCAGAGCGCCCAGGCCGCGGCGGTCGCGTCGTCGTCCGGCAGCGGCGCGTGCCGGCGGATCATCTCGCCGATCTCGTACACCGGCTCGGGTATGTGCGTGTACCTCGCCGACTCAAATCGTCGCAGCAGGGCCAGCAGCTCGGCCCGGTACTCCGGCTGGGCCGACGAAAGGTCCCCGATCAGCTCCCGCAGGTCGGACGGCCAGGGGGCCGGTGGTACGCCCGGGCCTGGCCGGCGCAGAGGTTGAGGCGATCCACGTCGAAATCGGTTCCACCAACCCACCGATCCAGCCTTGCACCCGGCGAGGATCACACGCAATGTGTCCGTACGGCCTCTTCGGGCGAGTTCGGGGCCGAGCCAAGCGTGATGAGTGCGGCACCGCCGCGCCTGGCGCCCGGCATCGACCTCGCAACTGCCTCGCCACCCTGCTTGCCTGCCCGGCGCCACGCTGCGTGCGTTACTTCGTCAAGGAACATCCGCGCCAGGCGTGGTGCAAGCCGTCCTGCGGCAACCGCGCCCGCGTGTCCCGGCACTACCAACGCCACGCGGCGAACCCGTCAGACGACCCCAGCCGACCCACCTCTGCGAGAAGCGGCCCGACCTGGTGAGCAGGCCCGCCTTAAGTAACGGTGCGACGGTTTAGGCCAGCCGAGCTTCCCCTCTTACGACCTGGGGATCAGGAGCCATGAATTGATGCGACGCGGCGTGTCGGCTTGATCGTCAGAGTTGCGGGCCGCACGGTCTGCTGATTGTGTCGATCAAGAAGGCCCGTGCGGCCCTGTCCCATTCTGTCTTCACCGGCGTTGCCCGCAACCATCTGGACCGTCTGGTCGCCGAACTGGCCGATCCCTTCCACGCCGCCCGGGAAGGACGGCTGTATCGCCGCCGGGGCGGACGAGACCGCCGCCGCTGGCCCGGTGCCGGGCATCCCGAAACGCTGACCCTGCGGGACCGGGTGCTGGTCACCCTGGCCTGGCTACGGCTGGCCCTGCCGCACCAGGCCCTGGCCCTGTGGTTCGGCGTGGACCGCCGGCGATCCGGGCCGGACCCCACCGCCGCTTCGCCCGCAGGTGGAGCACTTTCCGTTCGATCGGCGCCGGGGTGCGTCGCGGACAGCGGTGCGGACGGCTGGACCGGTCGACCATCCCCGCGACCCCGTCGGACCGGTAGCGGTCGGCCCACCGCTTCGCCGTGTTCGCGCTGACCTGGAACCGCTCAGCCGCCCGACGTAGCGGCCAGCCATCTTCGACGACGCAGCGGGCCAGACGCAGCCTGCCGCGCTCAGTCAGGGGTGCGTTAGCGTGGGGCACGAGGACCTCCCGGGTGGTGCGGAACCTTCGACAAGCTCCACCTCACCCGGAGGTCCTCACCTTTTCAAGATCCCAGCCGCGTTACCAACGTCCATGGACAGAACACCTAGGTCATTGACTGAGACGTGGCCGGGGATCCATGCCCCTCAACCATGCTGGATCACCGCCGATCAACAAGTGGCATTACGAATGCGAGGGAGTCGGCGAGGGC is part of the Micromonospora halotolerans genome and encodes:
- a CDS encoding carboxymuconolactone decarboxylase family protein, giving the protein MDTRIQNVRLNAMSNEQLMALANAGAAAFGHTATLQVDRALAQLLRLRVAQINNCSYCLLVHHAAARTADIPPSKIETLTAWWETHLFTEEERAALAYAEVLTRAADATVNDRVQEAHDRVATHFTEDEILEIVAVVINMNIWTRLKLAEGAMPTTAPPV
- a CDS encoding CGNR zinc finger domain-containing protein — translated: MCPYGLFGRVRGRAKRDECGTAAPGARHRPRNCLATLLACPAPRCVRYFVKEHPRQAWCKPSCGNRARVSRHYQRHAANPSDDPSRPTSARSGPTW